ACGGATCGGACTGGGGCTTGATGTCCCACTTGGCGGTATCGAAGTAGATGCCGTACACCGCGACCTTGCCGGTGGCCCTGATGCTGTTGGCCAAGCTATTGGCGTCGGCCACCACGTCCTGGCGCATGCGCGCCTTCTCCACGACATGGAGGTTGTACTGGCCGTTGGATTTGCCCTCCACATGCGCCCAGACCTCGGCGTCGTCGCTGACGATCTTCAGGGTGACGTACTGACTGCCGCCGTCCTCGTACTCCACGATCTTCTTGCCGCCGATGGCCGCGGCCGCGTTGGTATAGTTGCGCACGATCTGCAAGGCGCTGGGCTGCTTGGCGCCATCGTTGATATCGTAGACGATCCAGACATAGCGCCCCTCCACCGCCTGGGTCTTGGTGGCCGTGACCGGCATTTCATAGCGGGCGAACTCCTTTTCCTCATAGCGGGAGATGTGGAAACCCGGCATGCGGTTAAAAAGGCTCGGGTCCTTGCTCCCGGCCGTGTCATTGGGGTCGCTGGCGGCAAAGAGCGTCCCGCTCACCATGAGCTGCATGCCTACCATGAATATACCGAAAACCAGTACTGACCTTTTCATTTGTTCTCCTCCTCTGTTGTCGTATATCCGGCCGGCATCTGATAGTTCGCCGTCGGCACGGCCAGGTTTTCTTGGTTATAGGGACACCCTATATCAAAGCCGTCAAGCATGAAAGGAGGAAATATCGTATCGTTCCCGTATGACTACGCGGTATTGACTTATGGCCACGGAAGTTGCTATTTTCATAGGCATACGCTTCCTGGATAGGCCACCGATGATAAAACGGAGTGAAGCCATGAAGATGTATTTCGACAAAGATAACGGCCTGATCGACGAGATCATCCGGCATTTGATGGAGACGGCCGGAGAGATCCGGCGGCCCCAGTACGTCCGCGAAATGATCATCGCCGCGCTCAAAGCCGGACAGGAAGACGACCGCAGCGCGGATCTCAAGCTCATGAACACCACGCTCAAGGAGATGCGCTTTACCTCCAAGGTCTTCGGCCCCTACCAGCACGTGCGCAAGGTCACGGTCTTCGGCTCGGCACGCACCCAGCCGGGCGATCCGCTCTACCAGATGGCCGTGCGCTTCGGGAAGATGCTCGCCGAGAACGGCTACATGGTCATCACCGGCGGGGGCGACGGTATCATGCGGGCCGCCAACGAAGGCGCCGGACCCGGACACTCCTTCGGCGTGAACATCCGCCTGCCCTTCGAGGAAAGGCCGAATGCCGTGATCGAGGGCAATCCGCGCTCCATCACGTACAAGTATTTCTTCAACCGCAAGGTGGCCTTCCTCAAGGAGGCCGACGCAGTGGCGCTCTTTCCGGGCGGGTTCGGCACGCTGGACGAGGCCATGGAGACGCTCACCTTGCTGCAAACCGGGAAACGCAACCCCATGCCCTTGGTGCTCGTGGAAGATCCTG
This region of bacterium genomic DNA includes:
- a CDS encoding TIGR00730 family Rossman fold protein — protein: MKMYFDKDNGLIDEIIRHLMETAGEIRRPQYVREMIIAALKAGQEDDRSADLKLMNTTLKEMRFTSKVFGPYQHVRKVTVFGSARTQPGDPLYQMAVRFGKMLAENGYMVITGGGDGIMRAANEGAGPGHSFGVNIRLPFEERPNAVIEGNPRSITYKYFFNRKVAFLKEADAVALFPGGFGTLDEAMETLTLLQTGKRNPMPLVLVEDPACSYWSHIIALFEQELLGHGYISPTDLALFERVCSVDEAVAKIQHFYHRYHSLRFVRSQLVIRLTAELNADEIAGLTDQFQDILTPGGGIAPSGALEAERDDADLVHLPRLVVDYNRRDFGRLRALIDAINDL